Proteins from a single region of Eretmochelys imbricata isolate rEreImb1 chromosome 20, rEreImb1.hap1, whole genome shotgun sequence:
- the LOC144277868 gene encoding keratin, type II cytoskeletal 4-like: protein MNRMCFSSSSLGGRRCFSSASAVYGLSGGRTSSGSMSWPAGRSESGGFGSTSLFELGRSQRISYGGGYGLGHCGAYGGGGYGSSAGFGSHFGVGSGAGYGSYVGYGSGGYGSGVYSSGGYGSGGYSSGGYRGSSGFGGRSDSIHGVCIHPELLKPLSVGVDPEEHKIRAHEKEQIKCLNDQFACFIDKVRCLEQQNKVLATKWDLLQQHAVPARRDLAPIFENYICQLKKQLECLLHDRARLEDEEKAVQDLVHEYKSKYEEEINKRTHAENEFVVLKKDVDSVFMTKEELESKLLQLRQHFEFLKCIFVEERAQLDGQLCDTAVVLEMDNSRDLDLSGIIQSVKCCYEEIAQKSKGEAETFYQTRLEELSTNRGRFCDDLKNIQGEIAELKRLVHTLQGETDKVKKEIACLQTAIADAEQRGDCALKDAREKHIDLQNALQQAKDKLACMLRDYHELLNVKLALDIEIATYRTLLEGEETRICTGHPTNVAVVSGGHTIGDCRAGFGSVCGPLKGGFNSGIGIFSSSDGFSSRSAEAISRMGGGYGTRSAVSTLSTGLKEASSAITCFVWTPEHAYKIKMKYVR, encoded by the exons ATGAATCGAATGTGTTTCTCGTCCAGTTCTCTTGGTGGAAGAAGGTGCTTCTCTTCGGCTTCTGCCGTTTATGGCCTCAGCGGAGGTAGAACCAGCTCAGGCTCCATGTCCTGGCCTGCCGGAAGAAGTGAAAGCGGTGGCTTTGGCAGCACAAGTCTCTTTGAGCTGGGTAGAAGTCAAAGAATTTCCTATGGTGGAGGCTATGGTCTTGGACACTGTGGTGCATATGGTGGTGGAGGGTATGGCAGCAGTGCGGGCTTTGGCAGCCATTTCGGTGTTGGCAGTGGTGCAGGTTATGGTAGCTATGTAGGCTATGGCAGTGGAGGCTACGGCAGCGGAGTCTACAGCAGCGGAGGCTATGGCAGCGGAGGCTACAGCAGCGGAGGCTACAGAGGTTCCTCTGGCTTTGGAG GTAGAAGTGACAGTATCCATGGGGTGTGCATCCATCCGGAACTGTTGAAGCCTCTCTCTGTGGGGGTTGACCCAGAAGAACATAAAATACGAgcacatgagaaggagcagatAAAATGTCTCAATGACCAGTTCGCCTGCTTCATTGACAAG GTCCGCTGCCTTGAGCAGCAGAACAAGGTGCTGGCAACCAAATGGGATCTCTTGCAGCAGCATGCTGTACCGGCAAGGAGAGACCTTGCACCTATTTTCGAGAATTACATCTGCCAACTGAAGAAACAGCTGGAATGTTTGTTACATGACAGGGCGAGACTGGAAGATGAAGAAAAGGCCGTCCAGGACTTGGTCCATGAGTACAAAAGCAA ATATGAAGAGGAAATCAACAAACGCACACATGCAGAGAATGAGTTTGTGGTGCTCAAGAAG GATGTGGACTCTGTCTTCATGACCAAGGAGGAGCTGGAGTCCAAGTTGCTGCAGCTGAGGCAACACTTTGAGTTCCTGAAATGCATCTTCGTTGAG GAGCGAGCTCAGCTAGATGGCCAACTCTGCGATACCGCTGTTGTTTTGGAAATGGACAACAGCCGAGATCTGGACCTCAGTGGCATTATCCAGAGTGTTAAATGCTGTTATGAGGAGATTGCTCAAAAGAGCAAAGGAGAAGCTGAGACGTTCTACCAAACTAGA CTTGAGGAGCTGAGCACCAACAGAGGCAGATTCTGCGATGACCTGAAAAATATCCAGGGTGAAATAGCAGAGCTGAAACGGCTGGTCCACACACTGCAGGGCGAGACTGATAAAGTGAAGAAAGAG ATTGCCTGTCTGCAGACGGCCATTGCTGACGCTGAGCAGCGAGGCGACTGTGCCCTCAAAGACGCCAGGGAGAAGCACATTGATTTGCAGAACGCCTTGCAGCAGGCCAAGGACAAATTGGCATGCATGCTGCGGGACTACCACGAGCTGCTCAATGTCAAGCTGGCCTTGGATATTGAGATAGCTACCTACAGAACATTGCTGGAAGGAGAAGAAACCAG GATATGTACAGGGCACCCCACGAATGTTG CTGTGGTCAGTGGTGGCCATACCATCGGGGATTGCCGAGCCGGATTTGGAAGTGTTTGCGGACCTCTAAAGGGAGGATTCAACTCTGGAATTGGAATATTTTCCTCCAGTGATGGATTCAGCTCCAGAAGTGCAGAAGCCATCTCCAGGATGGGAGGGGGCTATGGCACCAGGAGTGCC gtaaGTACCCTGTCCACTGGACTGAAGGAGGCCTCATCTGCCATCACCTGTTTTGTCTGGACCCCTGAGCACGCCTACAAGATCAAGATGAAATACGTGAGGTAG